A portion of the Mesobacillus sp. AQ2 genome contains these proteins:
- a CDS encoding M14 family zinc carboxypeptidase, translated as MTLKKKVLSVSLSSMMALGAVTAIALPAGAVGNGPNTGNGSIQTSILHTYESLVDYLKTQDAKQEAMELEVIGQTVKGRDIYMAKYISNPENPTILFLTQQHGNEQLTTEGAMEFIKHLGTAKTGGVLENVNVLVIPMLNADGAMGDVDFSLEDYLADGDRHLTRYNANKIDLNREHDKVTSEMQPEARALHENVFAKYDIDYMIDLHHQGTLSETEGELVSGSILYPTNEAVKPEVLEGSKKLGSIVYNTLEEKGWGHIGKYVGGNGANIGRNGAAVRYDISTLLFEMRGMSDHYYEPYALGQKSNGYLIKQTITTLDATVKAIADGSIETADTSFWDTLPEQSNRQSEEDE; from the coding sequence ATGACTTTGAAGAAGAAGGTTCTTTCCGTATCCTTATCAAGCATGATGGCATTAGGCGCCGTGACTGCAATAGCTCTGCCGGCAGGTGCTGTCGGTAATGGGCCGAATACCGGCAATGGATCCATCCAGACATCGATTTTGCATACATATGAGAGTTTAGTTGATTACCTGAAGACCCAGGATGCCAAGCAGGAGGCAATGGAACTGGAGGTGATTGGCCAGACGGTGAAAGGCCGTGATATTTACATGGCTAAGTATATCTCCAATCCTGAAAACCCAACCATCTTGTTCCTGACCCAGCAGCATGGGAATGAGCAGCTGACAACCGAGGGAGCGATGGAATTCATCAAACATCTAGGTACTGCTAAAACGGGCGGTGTACTTGAGAATGTGAATGTTCTTGTCATCCCAATGCTCAATGCAGATGGCGCAATGGGCGATGTCGACTTCTCACTTGAAGACTATCTTGCTGATGGCGACCGCCACCTGACTCGCTATAATGCGAACAAGATTGACCTTAACCGTGAGCATGATAAGGTAACCAGCGAAATGCAGCCTGAAGCCCGTGCGCTTCATGAAAATGTTTTTGCTAAATATGATATCGATTACATGATCGACCTCCATCACCAGGGTACCCTCAGCGAAACAGAAGGCGAGCTTGTTTCAGGTTCCATTTTGTATCCTACGAACGAAGCCGTGAAGCCAGAGGTACTAGAAGGCTCGAAAAAGCTCGGCTCAATCGTATACAATACCCTTGAGGAAAAAGGCTGGGGACATATCGGGAAGTATGTCGGCGGCAACGGAGCGAACATCGGCCGTAATGGCGCGGCTGTCCGCTATGATATTTCAACACTCCTGTTCGAAATGCGCGGAATGTCCGATCATTATTACGAGCCTTATGCATTAGGGCAAAAGAGCAATGGCTATCTGATCAAGCAGACGATCACCACACTTGATGCAACGGTAAAAGCCATTGCTGATGGCTCGATCGAGACAGCTGATACGAGCTTCTGGGATACGCTTCCTGAGCAGTCAAACAGACAGAGTGAGGAAGACGAATAA
- a CDS encoding ATP-binding protein has protein sequence MIDFIKDLILHFFIILSLGFMYNFLWMQKRSVYKKQIFKMAILATLLVTMALPVRFHGGMEFDFKLIPVFIAFFYLSRTDGLLIAMVLLLLQSLVEIERLPIVAVNYGVIIILFFAIEKPYKTSTVNRRIAFGLFVYGLVTATRLAALIKSGHAGDYMYLVVFSLVSFIALSLFIYIIEMTNLQLKLMHELHKAEKFSAISQLAASVAHEIRNPMTTIRGFMQVLQGERNLSDDQNLFITISLQELDRTQTIINNFLALAKPNTGSMDQIDLSAILKETTAFMRSYSHLGNTELVEAIDKNLCIKGDAHELRQVFINILKNGIEAMPSGGSIFIIAKVDKDNVRIEFRDEGIGMTKEQLARIGHPYYSTKEKGTGLGMMISYDIVQRMRGKINVESEEGKGTTFTILLPCG, from the coding sequence ATGATAGATTTCATTAAAGATTTGATCTTGCATTTTTTCATCATACTCTCACTCGGCTTCATGTATAACTTTTTGTGGATGCAGAAGCGCTCGGTATATAAGAAACAAATCTTTAAAATGGCAATCTTGGCGACGCTGTTGGTCACAATGGCATTGCCTGTCAGGTTCCATGGCGGCATGGAGTTCGATTTTAAGCTGATTCCTGTCTTTATTGCCTTCTTTTATTTAAGCAGGACGGATGGGCTTTTAATTGCAATGGTGCTGCTGCTGTTACAAAGCCTGGTTGAGATAGAAAGACTGCCGATTGTAGCCGTCAATTACGGGGTTATCATCATTCTGTTTTTTGCGATTGAGAAGCCTTATAAAACATCGACGGTCAATCGGAGAATCGCGTTTGGGCTCTTTGTCTATGGTTTAGTTACCGCTACAAGGCTTGCTGCATTGATTAAATCTGGCCATGCAGGCGACTACATGTATTTGGTTGTCTTTTCGCTCGTTTCATTCATTGCCTTATCGCTATTCATATATATCATTGAAATGACCAATTTACAGCTCAAGCTTATGCATGAACTTCACAAGGCGGAGAAATTCTCGGCCATCAGTCAGCTTGCTGCATCGGTTGCCCATGAAATCCGTAACCCGATGACGACAATCAGAGGCTTCATGCAAGTCCTGCAGGGAGAAAGGAACCTGAGTGACGACCAGAATCTCTTCATTACCATTTCTCTTCAGGAGCTTGACCGAACCCAGACAATCATCAATAATTTCCTGGCGCTGGCCAAACCAAATACAGGATCGATGGATCAAATCGACCTGAGTGCCATTTTGAAAGAAACGACTGCGTTCATGAGATCCTATTCCCATCTCGGCAATACAGAATTGGTAGAAGCAATCGATAAGAATCTCTGCATCAAGGGAGATGCGCATGAACTCAGGCAGGTATTCATCAATATCCTGAAAAACGGGATTGAAGCAATGCCTTCGGGCGGAAGTATTTTCATCATCGCCAAGGTTGACAAGGATAATGTAAGGATCGAGTTCCGTGATGAGGGCATCGGCATGACAAAGGAGCAACTCGCCCGGATCGGTCACCCTTATTACTCAACAAAGGAAAAAGGCACCGGCCTCGGGATGATGATCTCCTATGATATCGTCCAAAGAATGAGAGGCAAAATTAATGTCGAGAGTGAAGAAGGCAAGGGCACGACCTTCACAATCCTTCTGCCTTGCGGGTAA
- a CDS encoding cold-shock protein: MENGKVKWFNAEKGFGFIEREGGEDVFVHFSAIQGEGFKTLEEGQEVSFDVEQGARGPQAANVTKL; encoded by the coding sequence ATGGAAAACGGTAAAGTAAAATGGTTCAATGCAGAAAAAGGTTTCGGATTCATCGAGCGTGAAGGTGGAGAAGACGTATTCGTACACTTCTCAGCTATCCAAGGCGAAGGCTTCAAGACTCTTGAAGAAGGCCAAGAAGTATCTTTCGACGTTGAGCAAGGTGCTCGTGGACCACAAGCAGCTAACGTTACAAAACTATAA
- a CDS encoding L-fuculose-phosphate aldolase, producing the protein MLLLEERMKVVEYGKKIITSGLTKGTGGNISIFNREKQLVAISPSGIDYFETKPEDVVVINLDGEVVDGSKKPSSELDMHLVFYQRREDIGALVHTHSPYAKTISALGWDIPPVSYLVAFAGPNVRCAPYATFGTKELAEKAFEGMVDRRAVLLANHGLIAGAHNIETAFTVAEEIEFSAQIFYQAKAIGEPTLLSDEEMARLSEKFKTYGQR; encoded by the coding sequence ATGTTGCTTCTGGAAGAACGGATGAAAGTCGTAGAGTACGGCAAGAAAATCATCACAAGTGGGCTCACAAAGGGAACTGGCGGTAATATCAGCATTTTCAACCGGGAAAAGCAGCTGGTTGCCATCAGTCCAAGCGGGATTGATTACTTCGAAACGAAGCCTGAAGACGTCGTGGTCATTAATCTGGATGGCGAGGTTGTTGATGGGAGCAAGAAGCCATCGAGCGAGCTGGATATGCATCTGGTTTTTTACCAGCGCCGCGAAGATATAGGCGCGCTTGTCCACACCCACTCGCCATATGCCAAAACAATCTCGGCCCTGGGCTGGGATATTCCGCCGGTATCCTATTTGGTGGCGTTTGCCGGCCCGAATGTAAGATGTGCTCCTTACGCAACATTCGGGACGAAAGAGCTGGCGGAAAAGGCCTTTGAGGGCATGGTGGACAGAAGGGCGGTCCTGCTTGCGAATCATGGATTGATTGCCGGAGCGCATAATATCGAAACAGCATTCACTGTCGCGGAAGAAATCGAATTCAGTGCCCAGATTTTTTACCAGGCCAAAGCGATAGGTGAGCCAACATTGCTTTCAGATGAAGAAA
- the mtnK gene encoding S-methyl-5-thioribose kinase has translation MTNFNTYFLMNADEVIPYVKAKTDFFDREANLSCDEIGDGNLNYVFRVRDEQTGKSLIVKQAGDTARISDEFKLSTNRIRIESNVLKLEGELAPGLVPDVYLYDDVMNCCVMEDLSDHTILRTALNEGRMFPRLADDLTTFMVNTLLLTSDVVMEHKAKKALVQDYINPELCEISEDLVYSEPFTDHNSRNDLFPANKEWIEENIYGDDQLRFEAAKLKFAFMTNAQALVHGDLHSGSVFVKEDSTKVIDPEFAFYGPMGYDAGNVIANLMFAWTRAYVTNADEKYSEWLEQTIKDTVDLFTEKFLTSWKENVTEIMAKEQGFDRWYLDAVLQDTAAVTGMEMIRRIAGLAKVKDLTSIADEHQRVTAERICLTAAKQFILNSAASKTGEQFLQVLKDSASSYNMR, from the coding sequence ATGACAAATTTTAATACGTATTTTCTGATGAATGCAGATGAGGTCATTCCTTATGTAAAAGCAAAGACCGACTTTTTTGATAGAGAAGCGAATTTAAGCTGTGATGAAATAGGCGATGGAAATTTGAACTATGTGTTCCGTGTTCGCGATGAACAGACCGGGAAATCACTGATTGTCAAACAGGCTGGGGATACGGCGAGGATTTCCGACGAGTTCAAGCTGTCAACCAACCGCATCCGGATCGAGTCGAATGTGCTGAAGCTTGAGGGTGAGCTGGCTCCGGGATTGGTGCCTGATGTGTACCTGTATGATGATGTAATGAATTGCTGTGTGATGGAGGATCTTTCTGATCATACAATCCTGCGTACGGCTCTCAATGAGGGAAGAATGTTTCCCAGGCTTGCGGATGACCTGACGACATTCATGGTGAATACACTATTGCTGACTTCCGATGTAGTCATGGAGCATAAAGCAAAGAAGGCACTTGTTCAGGATTATATCAATCCGGAATTATGCGAAATTTCTGAGGACCTCGTATACTCAGAACCTTTTACAGACCATAACAGCCGTAATGATTTGTTTCCTGCCAATAAGGAGTGGATTGAGGAGAACATCTATGGTGACGATCAATTGCGCTTCGAAGCAGCCAAGCTGAAGTTTGCGTTCATGACCAATGCCCAGGCACTTGTTCATGGCGACCTTCATTCTGGTTCTGTTTTTGTAAAAGAAGATTCTACAAAAGTAATCGATCCGGAGTTCGCGTTCTACGGGCCAATGGGATATGACGCAGGAAACGTGATTGCCAACCTGATGTTTGCGTGGACAAGGGCATATGTGACGAATGCTGACGAGAAGTATAGCGAATGGCTGGAGCAGACGATCAAGGATACAGTCGATCTATTTACCGAGAAATTCCTAACCAGCTGGAAGGAAAACGTGACGGAAATCATGGCCAAGGAGCAGGGTTTCGACCGCTGGTACCTGGACGCTGTTCTCCAGGATACAGCGGCAGTTACGGGAATGGAGATGATCCGCCGTATTGCGGGATTGGCAAAAGTGAAGGATTTAACTTCCATTGCCGATGAACATCAGCGCGTAACAGCCGAGAGAATCTGCCTGACAGCGGCGAAGCAGTTCATCCTGAATTCAGCTGCCTCCAAAACAGGTGAACAGTTTTTACAAGTATTAAAGGATTCAGCATCAAGCTATAATATGCGATAA